In the genome of Dermacentor variabilis isolate Ectoservices chromosome 5, ASM5094787v1, whole genome shotgun sequence, one region contains:
- the LOC142581795 gene encoding short neuropeptide F-like, whose translation MPSPAAARCLVLLLLLQAALAFPDYKDLRDLYELMAKGEQESAGHAMERKAGYTPTLRLRFGRRSDPAWNEARTWDAQRSA comes from the exons ATGCCCAGCCCTGCCGCCGCCCGCTGCTTGGTCCTCCTGCTCCTGCTACAAGCGGCGCTTGCCTTTCCTGACTACAAAG ACCTTCGCGACCTGTACGAGCTGATGGCCAAGGGTGAGCAGGAGAGTGCCGGCCACGCCATGGAGCGCAAGGCCGGCTACACACCGACCCTGCGCTTGCGGTTTGGACGCCGCTCGGATCCGGCTTGGAACGAGGCGAGGACTTGGGACGCTCAGCGGTCAGCCTGA